The Montipora foliosa isolate CH-2021 chromosome 6, ASM3666993v2, whole genome shotgun sequence genome includes the window GAAACTTATTAAGCAGCGTCAGTCAGCTTTCGCCCGAGGGGTTCAGGAGCAATTCCGCCAATTGCGCAATGCTGTCAACCGAGAGCGTAAGTTGTGCCGTAGCCGATATTACTCTTCAAAGGTTGCTGATGTCAAAAATGTGAAGCCTGGGAAATGGTGGGGTGAGGTTAAAAAGATAGCAGGCATGACCCCCTCTGCAGGATGCGAAGAAATTCGATCCCATATCCACATAGATGGTATTGAAGAGAAGTTGACAAAGGACATTGCGGATTTAATCAACGATGCCCTTCTCGATCCAATGCAGGAATACCAACCGCTAGAAAATCTTCCCAGTTACGACAGTGATTCGGAGGTACCCACGCTTCCTGTTTCCTCAGTACACACAGCCCTTCTAAAGCTGAATCCTAGAAAGGCATCTGGCCCCGACGGTATTGGAAACTGGCTTCTGAAGGAATACGCCGACTTTCTGGCCGAACCCATTACCCATATTCTGAACAGCTCATTTGCCGAACACGAGCTCCTTTCACCCTGGAAGTTCGCAGACGTCATACCATTGCCTAAGCTGAAACTTATCACAAACGTGTCAAAACACATTAGACCCATATCGCTAACTCCATCACTCTCCAAAGTTGCAGAGGACTTTGTCGTGCTAATGTATGTTGGTCCCGCTATCCTGAAAGTCATTGACCCTAACCAGTTCGGTGCCATTCCTAAGTTGTCCACTGCGCAGGCCCTCATCTCTATGGTTCACGAGTGGGCTAGGGCTACGGACGGGACTGGAGCTGCAGTAAGAGTCGTGCTACTGGACTATAAGAAAGCATTTGACTTGATCGATCACCAGATCCTGGTAAGCAAGATACTGTCCCTGAGCATTCCCCCTGGGGTAGCCCGTTGGGTCTGTGACTTTCTCCAGAACAGACACCAGCGAGTAaagttaattaataataataataataataataatttttaatacttCTTCTGCGCCCATTTCATAAAATGATCATGGGCGCATTACAATGAAtagaaattaaagatatttacaataataattattaaaaagtagTAAATAATGCTAATTACAATAATGGTGATACTACAAATAAATTTAtcattcaaaaatacaaaatattgttctaaaattgagttcattgaAAAGCAGATCTAAAAAGATGTGTCTTTAAACACcgtttaaaactcgaaatatTTGTGTTTTGACGCAGTTCTAGTGGCAGGGCATTCCAAAGTTGCGGTGCTGCCACTTGGAATGCCCTGTCACCGAGTGTTTTGCGAGTCTTGATAATACTAGGCGAGAGCAAAATTCCGTTAGCAGACCTTAGactcaatgatgaaatggtatatgaaatgaatcatatatgaactgcggatatgaaatcaagggtTTGAACCCCCTTATTccccccgttgaagtcctgaatttttcaggcttctctacgcaattgcaaaaattgtgctcataactgcgaagatcatagcttcacttgatttcatatccgcagttcatatatgattcatttcatataccatttcatcattgattcattcctcacgggaacattagaacccacaaatgaccagctcccaacgtcagtggcttcatagctcagttggttagagcgtcgcaccggaatcacgaggtcacgggttcaaaccccgttgaagtcctgaatttttcaggcttctctacgcaattgcaaaaattgcgctcataactgcgaagatcatagcttcacttgatttcatatccgcagttcatatatgattcatttcatataccatttcatcattgattcattcctcacgggaacattagaacccacaaatgaccagctcccaacgtcagtggcttcatagctcagttggttagagcgtcgcaccggaatcacgaggtcacgggttcaaaccccgttgaagtcctgaatttttcaggcttctctacgcaattgcaaaaattgcgctcataactgcgaagatcatagcttcacttgatttcatatccgcagttcatatatgattcatttcatataccatttcatcattgattcattcctcacgggaacattagaacccacaaatgaccagctcccaacgtcagtggcttcatagctcagttggttagagcgtcgcaccagaatcacgaggtcacgggttcaaaccccgttgaagtcctgaatttttcaggcttctctacgcaattgcaaaaattgcgctcataactgcgaagatcatagcttcacttgatttcatatccgcagttcatatatgattcatttcatataccatttcatcattgattcattcctcacgggaacattagaacccacaaatgaccagctcccaacgtcagtggcttcatagctcagttggttagagcgtcgcaccggaatcacgaggtcacgggttcaaaccccgttgaagtcctgaatttttcaggcttctctacgcaattgcaaaaattgcgctcataactgcgaagatcatagcttcacttgatttcatatccgcagttcatatatgattcatttcatataccatttcatcattgattcattcctcatgggaatattagaacccacaaatgaccagctcccaacgtcagtggcttcatagctcagttggttagagcgtcgcactggaatcacgaggtcacgggttcaaaccccgttgaagtcctgaatttttcaggcttctctacgcaattgcaaaaattgcgctcataactgcgaaaatcatagcttcacttgagacCTTAGACTATAAGCACTTTGGGCTTTGATGGAAATCAGCTCTGAAATATAAGGTGGCGCGAGGCCATGAATAGCCTTAAATGCGAAAAAAATGATCTTAAAATTTACACGCTGCCTAATGGGAAGCCAGTGGAGTTCTCGCAACAAATGTGTAACATGCGAATACCGAGGCGCTTTACAGACTAACCTGGCTGCAGCGATAAGAACTCGTTGCATCTTGTTTAACTGGCACGCGGGCAACCCATACAaaagactattgcaatagtcaataCGCGAGGTTATAAATGCATGGACTAAGGACTTAGTATCATCTGGGCTCAGAAACTTACGTATACGACCGATGTTGTGCAAGTGATAGAATGCTGCACCACATACTTTACCATGCAACCCCTTAAGTCCCTAATACAGTCACCCATGGCTTTAAGAGCAGCCTCATCGTCTCCTGGTTGATTTGGACTGAACGCCACATACAGCTGAGTATCATCTGCGTAGCAATGAATGCTAGGGAGGTGCTTCTCTACAATTTCGAACATCTTGCTAGTGTAGATTGTGAACAAGACAGGACCAAGACAGCTCCCCTGTGGGACACCTTGCTTCAACGGAAAAGAAGACGAGAGACCACCATTTACCGCGACTTGCTGAGATCTGCCAGATAGATAAGATGTAAACCACTCTAGCGCCTTTCCGCTCACTCCTATGGCCGTGCAAAGTCAATCGAGAAGAATGTCATGCCGCACAGTATCAAATGCCGCGCTAAGATCAAGGAGAACTAAGAGCGTAACCTTCTGTGCGTCCATGTTCATTAAGATATCGTTCTTGACTTTAAGCAAAGCAGACTCAGTACTGTGATGTTCTTTGTACGCGGATTGCAACAGAAGGTGTAGCTTATTAGTTGTCATATGATCTGTGAGCTGGACAGCAGCTGCTTTCTCAGAAAGCTTAGAGATGTAACGGAGGTTGCTAACTTCCAAAAgatctggaaagaagcagactaacaacaatttttataaaagtgacgagacatttaaatttgcaagacatgtttcggtcgtgcaacgaccatcttcagttgaaagtagaattaatttgaagttacatttgaatttataatatgctaaacaaagataaataacaacgtgaaataaattgggaatctaacaaaatagccaaaggtaacaaaaaagagtgtacaatggaacatgttgattagaacgttctaatttatctttgtttagcatattataaattcaaatgtaacttcaaattaattctactttcaactgaagatggtcgttgcacgaccgaaacacgtcttgcaaatttaaatgtgtcgtcacttttataaaaaggTTGCTAACTGGACGAAAGTTCTTATAAGCGATATCGAGTCCATGTTTCTTCAAGGATGGTAGTACTAGGGCTTCCTTCCAATCATCAGCAAATACACTCGATTCAAATGATAGGTTGATTATCTTAGTGATAACTGGAAGTAGGACATCAAGAACTTCAAAAAGCAATGAGGCAGGCATAGGATCTAGGGGGCACGATTTTTTAGCTGTCTTCCCAATAAGCTGGGCGATTTGGTCTTCATTCAAAGCCTCAAAGTCAGAAAAGATAGCACCCGCACGCGCACCGTTATCATCGCACACATTGGATCGTTCGCCATCTTCGCGGGGGACTAGAGAGTCCATTGACTTGTTTATGACGTCAATTTTCTGCATGAAATAATTTCCGAAGTTATTAGCCAAGTCATTGGGTGGAATGTGATTAGGGAAATTCACATCAGACGGCTCACACAATAGAGACTTAGTAGTGCGGAATAACTTCCTCTGATCTGCACTGTTCTCAGAAATAAGCTGGGAGTAGTAATCTCGACGAGCACAGTTCATAATGTAGGTGGCACGATTGCGCGCAGATTTAAAAGCGCACAAATCTCCTGAAGACTTGAACTTGCGCCATTTCCTCTCAGCTTTCCTCCTTGACCTGACTGCGTCCTTAATCTCGCTATTAAACCACGGGACACGCTGCCTGACCACAGAGGTCTTTTTCTGAAGAGGCGCATGTTTGTCTAGCAAGGATGAAAGTGTCGACGTGTAAGCCAGAGACAACTCATTCAAATCAGCATATTCTTTTTGGCATAGATCAGAATTCTGCATGTCCGCGCGCAGTTGGTCAACTTCAATAGCCTTCAGTCCACGATAACAAATCTCCTTGGTGACATGACTGGGCTTAGCCGC containing:
- the LOC138005587 gene encoding uncharacterized protein, yielding MLDYLKSTLTTIEGLYPGCGILLTGDFNRLNISRLLLQFKLKQLVRVPTRGDSMLDLIITNMPQLYNKNQVLTFPPFGLSDHNVVLLPPTSRPSRDTSSRRTMTRRDTRPSRKLELGRFLSSIDWSVLNSSADCNNKLRLFSDLVKTGLDIIMPFKSFRLHVNDAPWVTAEFKKLIKQRQSAFARGVQEQFRQLRNAVNRERKLCRSRYYSSKVADVKNVKPGKWWGEVKKIAGMTPSAGCEEIRSHIHIDGIEEKLTKDIADLINDALLDPMQEYQPLENLPSYDSDSEVPTLPVSSVHTALLKLNPRKASGPDGIGNWLLKEYADFLAEPITHILNSSFAEHELLSPWKFADVIPLPKLKLITNVSKHIRPISLTPSLSKVAEDFVVLMYVGPAILKVIDPNQFGAIPKLSTAQALISMVHEWARATDGTGAAVRVVLLDYKKAFDLIDHQILLSIICVAMNAREVLLYNFEHLASVDCEQDRTKTAPLWDTLLQRKRRRETTIYRDLLRSAR
- the LOC138005588 gene encoding uncharacterized protein, with amino-acid sequence MHQSLRAKLIIVYRPPYSAEHPVTPRVFFEEFGNFLESNILCPESLIFLGDFNFHMDVPSDPDARTFLDLLTSMGLKQHVSVPTHISGHTLDLVITRAQDPVVSSIPVADRYLSDHASVLCSLNAAKPSHVTKEICYRGLKAIEVDQLRADMQNSDLCQKEYADLNELSLAYTSTLSSLLDKHAPLQKKTSVVRQRVPWFNSEIKDAVRSRRKAERKWRKFKSSGDLCAFKSARNRATYIMNCARRDYYSQLISENSADQRKLFRTTKSLLCEPSDVNFPNHIPPNDLANNFGNYFMQKIDVINKSMDSLVPREDGERSNVCDDNGARAGAIFSDFEALNEDQIAQLIGKTAKKSCPLDPMPASLLFEVLDVLLPVITKIINLSFESSVFADDWKEALVLPSLKKHGLDIAYKNFHLLEVSNLRYISKLSEKAAAVQLTDHMTTNKLHLLLQSAYKEHHSTESALLKVKNDILMNMDAQKVTLLVLLDLSAAFDTVRHDILLD